The segment GATCTCCATGTGATGGCATTTGCATGTTAAATTGTCACCAGATCTAATACGGTTCCATTTAGTTATTGTAATATTAGAAGTTTAAAAAACCATTAAGAATTTTGTTGTCTGAACGAAAAATATGTCGTTTTTTGTTTCTCAAATTAAAGTGTGTTAAAGAAAGTTGAATTTTATTGTCATAGTAATGATCGTTCAGAGATCTTAATTGAGTAATGATCGCTCAGTAGGGAGAAATAGAATTTGACATTGCTAGCTTAATAAATATCTCGAAATTTTATATGTTACTAAGATTTGCTCATCATATTGAAGGGTATTCACACTGATCTCTTGCAATAATTTTGGGAAGTACAATaccaaatacaaattttaaaataagattaTTATCAGCACATCCTTATCTATTACGTATTAACACTTTGCTGAGTTTTCACTCTTAATGTCATTATTCTTtcttttgatatttaatttaattacaacaGTAGATCAGTGATCGGTGTAAAGAGAATATTTCTACTTCAGGtttagttttgttatagttcagttccagttcagttctagttcagttctagttcaattctagttcagttctagttctgttttagttctgttttagttctgttctagttctgttctagttctgttcaagttctgttctagttctgttctagttctgttctagttctgttctagttctgttctagttctgttctagttctgttctagttctgttctagttcagttctagttctgttctacttctgttctagttctctttttGGTCTGTTCTTGTGGTTAtgttgcaaaaataaattttatttaaagatttgctTTAGTTCTAGCAATACATCACATGTTGactgcatatgtatgtacattatgCATATGTTTGGATGACTATTAAActgtttttcataataaaatatttttgattccaAAAATCTAACTCATCAGTCAtcatttcatattaattttttttttgttatcgaGATTAACTCCTTTTGCTTTTGTGGTTTTTGTAGGGATCTTTGTTTAACATCTATTCTCTATATTATTTAGCaattatttctaaaacaaaGAGTTTATTGTTAAATCATTATTGGTCATATTGTGTTTGATTGGTTTGTGGTGCGTGTGAAATATTAAGATTTCTAAAAAACTGATTATTCAAAAACAATGACACCTTAAGGACATCAAATGGCTTGTAATAGCCATgttaaccattataaatatatgtataatatctTATCTTGagtatgttgttttttataaataagggTTGTAACACTTaagcaaaatcaaaaaaaaaaaaaaaaaaaaatgggcgAACCACGGGTGGTAACACATTTTAAACTTGGCTTGATTTACTTGTGCCAAAGGATTGGctctttaaagaaaaagcaGCAGGTGTAAATTAAGATCTTTTCTTTAACATATTGTTATATGATTATGATATCTAcatgaaaacaaaaagtattttgaTTGATTTGTTTTAAGGGATTTTATGGTTTTGAAGTCAAGTAACTAATATTTGAAcgtgtttttaataaacattcaaTACGATTGTTTTCGATTTATTCTCACAAATATAATACATTTTGCGATCACATTTGCCATCATACATTTGAAAATTAGGTCTGCGATATtccaaataaatacaattttcatcACCATTTTTATTGTCCGGTTGATTGGGCGCCCAGTCGGCATAGCCTAAACGACGTCCAGTAGAATACCAAAAGAAATCATCTTCAGAATCTTGATCTGAACCAGATAGCCACCATGTGCGTTCAGTGCCATAAGTTGAGGTTAAATAATTAGAAAGATCTCTGATTTCCTGCTGGCTATCTATGGAGGCTAAATAACCTCCCAGTGAACGACATATAAGTGTGCCTTTATACCACGAAACCTGTTAGgtattaagaaatatattaagtttcatcaaatttcatttaaaattttgtcaaatttatACCTTGCTTTGTCCAAAATGATAAGCTTTATTGCCCActtttttgaaagatttatcCAGAGGCTCTCCCAGAAAagctataaattataaaataaattaataagttaaagtttaaaaatcgtATATATTTCAATTACCTTCCGATATTGAGGCCGTTATTTGGTTTGTTAGAtcttgttcagtttttgttattttaaaaataaacaaaattatgaataatcttaaaataattttaatcataGCTGTTTAAATAATTACGTCTTATCAGTTCAAGCGTACTTTACGGAATATCTTGAAAATATTTACTCTAAGCGTAGAATCATTATTgagtaatatataatttatagcaGAGATCGACACTCTAAAGCATTAGTAGCCGATTACACTCATCTCgaatacatattaatatcgCTCACAATTAAGCAAACACGCTTAATGCTTAACAGAGATAACAAACGGCAGCTGTTAAAGCttttgaactagaattgaagtaaaactaaactagaaacgaactaaaacaaaactagaattgaaataaaacagaactagagctgaactaaaacaa is part of the Lucilia cuprina isolate Lc7/37 chromosome 3, ASM2204524v1, whole genome shotgun sequence genome and harbors:
- the LOC111688178 gene encoding C-type lectin 37Db-like, yielding MIKIILRLFIILFIFKITKTEQDLTNQITASISEAFLGEPLDKSFKKVGNKAYHFGQSKVSWYKGTLICRSLGGYLASIDSQQEIRDLSNYLTSTYGTERTWWLSGSDQDSEDDFFWYSTGRRLGYADWAPNQPDNKNGDENCIYLEYRRPNFQMYDGKCDRKMYYICENKSKTIVLNVY